The following are encoded together in the Bradymonas sediminis genome:
- a CDS encoding tetratricopeptide repeat protein yields MKKRLMITLGICASTALMLAVPATIQVAAAEEAGEEASLTGPAKLLDTAELLYHGGEWSKAIKAYQKAYNETPATSPYKAEAALGWSSLLWQQGSYREAAKRIDQALKLAEELKFDSAIGRMLLTKGQIEASRGQLGKAENTLTICVKSARDQGDQAFASLCSINKRLVRQLRGRPVGPQSDYQADITQLKSAGTPLSVGSSLSRTAGFYEKNGDLDRALALLKEAQTHYDRAQSVPAKLRNRMHIAKLLQDQGNHAEARPYLAGKVAQFQSMNNRPSLIDALVLTAKDARARGQHDESARLYARALSVAKQTGSPTLIARGHMALCEFDNPTQRASAELSKSTISHCQSAAEGFARLKIPTLAARSNAQLAKLYHASGDLNRASTYYSKAIQTMETVGVPGTADAPGIAATRANLCQVNMTLETKGASFVCKKALNELQDKRGVDPAMLIATQYAVGITAERDGNPANGLENLKQAAEMAQKLTPPNFRLAADAHLRRGIIYARARKATEAEQAFQKGLSLTRAATAPTDPLAEVGVQLRTQLAQLQLRKEDWRNAQSTLRALVKDPAASAASQAWGYNALARAALKQGDKPGAKQALEAGYPLAKKSGDTDLIKNFEDNLKNFK; encoded by the coding sequence ATGAAAAAACGTTTGATGATCACCCTCGGAATCTGTGCCTCGACCGCTCTTATGCTGGCCGTGCCCGCCACGATCCAGGTCGCGGCGGCCGAGGAAGCCGGCGAGGAAGCATCCCTGACGGGTCCGGCGAAATTGCTCGACACCGCCGAACTTCTGTATCACGGCGGCGAGTGGTCCAAGGCGATTAAAGCCTACCAGAAGGCGTATAATGAAACGCCGGCGACGAGCCCCTATAAGGCCGAGGCGGCTCTCGGGTGGAGCAGCCTTTTGTGGCAGCAGGGGTCGTATAGGGAGGCCGCCAAGCGTATCGACCAGGCCCTTAAATTGGCCGAGGAACTCAAATTTGACTCCGCCATCGGCCGTATGCTTCTGACCAAAGGTCAAATCGAGGCGAGCCGTGGCCAACTAGGTAAAGCCGAGAACACGCTGACGATCTGCGTGAAGTCGGCGCGCGACCAGGGCGACCAAGCCTTCGCCTCGCTATGCTCCATCAACAAGCGCCTGGTGCGCCAATTGCGGGGGCGTCCGGTCGGCCCGCAGAGCGACTACCAGGCGGATATCACGCAGTTAAAGTCGGCCGGCACACCTCTGTCGGTCGGCTCTTCGCTATCTCGAACCGCCGGATTCTACGAGAAAAACGGCGACCTCGACCGCGCTCTCGCGCTGCTCAAGGAGGCGCAGACCCACTACGACCGGGCCCAGAGCGTGCCGGCGAAGTTGCGAAACCGCATGCATATCGCAAAGCTCCTGCAGGACCAGGGCAACCACGCCGAGGCGCGACCCTACCTGGCCGGCAAGGTCGCCCAATTCCAATCCATGAACAACCGCCCCTCCCTGATAGACGCCCTTGTGCTCACGGCTAAAGATGCCCGCGCACGCGGCCAGCATGACGAGTCCGCGCGTCTATACGCCCGCGCGCTGAGCGTCGCGAAACAGACCGGCAGCCCGACGCTCATCGCCCGCGGGCATATGGCCCTCTGCGAATTCGACAACCCTACGCAGCGCGCCAGCGCCGAGCTCTCAAAGTCGACCATTTCGCACTGCCAGAGCGCGGCAGAGGGTTTCGCACGCCTAAAAATTCCGACGCTCGCCGCTCGCAGCAACGCCCAACTCGCCAAGCTCTACCACGCCTCCGGCGACCTCAACCGGGCGAGCACCTACTATTCAAAGGCGATTCAGACGATGGAAACCGTCGGGGTGCCAGGCACCGCCGACGCCCCCGGCATCGCGGCAACCCGCGCAAATTTATGCCAGGTCAATATGACCTTAGAGACAAAGGGCGCCTCCTTTGTGTGCAAAAAAGCGCTTAACGAGTTGCAAGATAAAAGGGGCGTCGATCCGGCGATGCTCATCGCCACCCAATACGCAGTGGGCATCACAGCCGAACGCGACGGGAACCCCGCCAACGGCCTGGAGAACCTTAAACAGGCCGCAGAAATGGCCCAAAAACTCACCCCGCCCAACTTCCGCCTCGCGGCCGACGCCCACCTGCGTCGCGGCATCATCTACGCCCGCGCGCGCAAGGCGACCGAGGCCGAGCAGGCATTCCAAAAAGGGCTCTCGCTGACCCGCGCCGCCACGGCACCCACCGACCCACTCGCCGAAGTGGGCGTACAACTGCGCACCCAACTCGCCCAACTCCAACTCAGAAAGGAAGACTGGCGAAACGCGCAGAGTACCCTCCGTGCCCTGGTCAAAGACCCAGCAGCAAGCGCGGCCTCACAGGCTTGGGGCTACAACGCCCTCGCCCGCGCCGCCCTTAAGCAGGGCGACAAACCCGGCGCCAAGCAGGCGCTAGAGGCCGGATATCCACTCGCGAAAAAGTCCGGCGACACCGATCTGATCAAAAATTTCGAAGATAATCTGAAGAACTTTAAGTAA
- a CDS encoding DUF4215 domain-containing protein gives MGAYEFGATFAACGDGVVAQDEECDDGNLEDGDGCSSACVIEDDGGGDVGVDAGPDAGLDAGFDSGPDAAPDAGGRYDGGRHDGEDEFIDDDIGEDQLDDAGHSNEDPADSGTPGKKGSEGCGCSATSGTPTPGSLALIALGAGLLFIRRRAASRKTPPMA, from the coding sequence ATGGGCGCCTACGAATTTGGCGCGACGTTCGCGGCCTGCGGCGACGGCGTCGTCGCTCAGGACGAGGAGTGTGACGACGGCAATCTCGAAGACGGCGATGGTTGCAGCAGCGCGTGCGTCATCGAGGATGACGGCGGCGGCGATGTCGGAGTAGATGCTGGCCCCGACGCGGGTCTCGACGCGGGCTTCGATTCGGGCCCTGATGCGGCGCCGGATGCCGGCGGCAGGTATGACGGCGGCAGGCATGACGGCGAAGACGAGTTCATCGATGACGACATCGGCGAAGACCAACTCGACGACGCTGGTCACAGCAATGAGGACCCAGCTGACAGCGGGACGCCAGGCAAAAAAGGCTCCGAAGGTTGCGGCTGCTCCGCCACCTCGGGTACGCCCACGCCCGGCTCCCTGGCGCTGATCGCCCTGGGCGCAGGCCTGCTGTTCATCCGTCGGCGCGCCGCGTCGCGAAAAACCCCGCCGATGGCGTAA
- a CDS encoding thrombospondin type 3 repeat-containing protein encodes MIKNRLKWIVAIAALSAIGTLSVGCGDETGATGGGPAVCESSADCAGTDICVQDVCVGDKDGDGVPDAVDNCPDDANPDQIDTTGNGLGDVCDPTLGEEGDQDGDGVPDEEDNCPTVANPDQADADGDGIGDACDTDMDGDGVDNDADNCPTVANPDQADSNGNGVGDACDTSTSTDQDGDGVDDDVDNCPTVANPGQADSDGDGVGDACDPDIDGDGVDNDADNCPHVANPDQADSNNNGIGDACEDSDGDGIVDAEDNCPTVANPTQSDIDGDGVGDACDSDMDGDGVDNNADNCPEVFNPGQEDEDQDGEGDACDPDTTRRTGGPTDSTCVYVPPTGAFTPDLKWSLTITANDPYPDRGQVMMTPAVANLTDDTGPLGFPDGSIDLYDTPDVIFTTFKTSPAPNVSWDYLNSGVLRAAHGDGSGLIWSVGSVELGLGSGAYKGIQPAASIAVGDIDNDGKNETIALVLDGNVTQLVAVNNDGSIKWQTNRNGLASTGIPALANYWGGPAIADLDGNGTPEIVLGAAVFDNQGNLLFNAADTPGDGIGVNSSYKIGPLSAIADVNGNGKQEILTGNTAYTHTGDVLWANTEADGFVAVADFNGNGLPEMVVVSDGTVRVQNAASGAVVWGPVNVPSSGRLGSPTVADFNGNGNLEIGVAGSNKYVALSVDPSDFGSGALDYNSVKLWEVETQDQSSSNTGSSVFDFQGDGSAEVIYNDELWLRIYDGATGAELFKAPNSSYTGLEYPIIVDVDNSGSASIVVGSNDFECGDMLPDCASTGTNGIKVFGDADDNWVATRRIWNQHTYHIDNINEDGSIPRNEVKSWTTHNTYRLNALTEFDSQQAAPDLLAEDLQGTWVELCEVGAQVWVTNRGAIRVPAGVTVSFYGTDSNGNRVFLGEGRTQLPLEPGDSERVDLQLDLPYSSTWSVEAVVDDVNGTGVGTVNECLESNNAVTLLQGHSCSTN; translated from the coding sequence ATGATTAAGAACCGCCTGAAGTGGATTGTGGCAATCGCGGCGCTTAGCGCCATTGGGACACTGAGCGTCGGCTGCGGCGACGAGACCGGCGCGACCGGCGGCGGCCCGGCCGTGTGCGAATCCTCTGCGGATTGCGCGGGCACCGACATCTGCGTGCAGGATGTGTGCGTGGGTGACAAAGACGGCGACGGCGTGCCGGACGCGGTGGATAACTGCCCCGACGACGCCAACCCCGACCAGATCGACACCACCGGAAACGGCCTGGGCGACGTGTGTGACCCGACCCTGGGCGAGGAAGGCGACCAGGACGGCGACGGCGTGCCGGACGAGGAAGATAATTGCCCCACGGTCGCAAACCCCGACCAGGCTGACGCCGACGGCGACGGCATCGGCGACGCCTGCGACACCGATATGGACGGCGACGGCGTGGATAACGACGCCGACAACTGCCCCACGGTCGCAAACCCCGACCAGGCCGATAGCAACGGAAATGGCGTGGGCGACGCCTGCGACACCAGCACCAGCACCGACCAGGACGGCGACGGCGTCGACGATGACGTCGACAACTGCCCCACGGTCGCAAACCCCGGCCAGGCTGACTCCGACGGCGACGGCGTGGGCGACGCCTGCGACCCCGACATTGACGGCGACGGCGTCGACAACGACGCCGACAACTGCCCGCACGTGGCCAACCCCGACCAGGCCGACAGCAATAACAACGGCATCGGCGACGCCTGCGAAGACAGCGACGGCGACGGCATCGTGGACGCCGAGGATAACTGCCCCACGGTCGCCAACCCGACCCAGTCGGATATCGACGGCGACGGCGTCGGCGACGCCTGCGACAGTGATATGGACGGCGACGGCGTCGATAACAACGCCGACAACTGCCCCGAGGTCTTTAACCCCGGCCAGGAAGACGAGGACCAGGACGGCGAAGGCGACGCCTGCGACCCCGACACCACGCGCCGCACCGGCGGACCGACCGACTCCACCTGCGTCTACGTCCCGCCGACCGGCGCCTTCACGCCCGACCTGAAGTGGAGCCTGACCATCACCGCCAACGATCCCTACCCGGATCGCGGCCAGGTCATGATGACCCCGGCAGTCGCCAACCTCACCGACGACACCGGCCCGCTGGGCTTCCCCGACGGCAGCATCGACCTGTACGACACCCCGGACGTCATCTTCACGACCTTCAAGACCTCGCCGGCGCCCAACGTCAGCTGGGACTACCTGAACTCCGGCGTGCTGCGCGCCGCCCATGGCGACGGCAGCGGCTTGATCTGGAGCGTCGGCTCGGTCGAGTTGGGCCTTGGCAGCGGCGCCTATAAAGGCATCCAGCCCGCCGCCAGCATCGCGGTCGGTGATATCGACAACGACGGCAAGAACGAGACCATCGCGTTGGTCCTCGACGGCAACGTCACTCAGCTCGTCGCGGTCAATAACGACGGCTCGATCAAATGGCAGACCAACCGCAACGGCCTGGCCTCCACCGGCATCCCCGCGCTGGCCAACTACTGGGGCGGCCCGGCGATCGCTGACCTCGACGGCAACGGCACCCCCGAAATCGTGCTCGGCGCTGCCGTCTTCGACAACCAGGGGAACCTCTTGTTCAACGCCGCCGACACCCCCGGCGACGGCATCGGCGTGAACTCCTCCTATAAGATCGGACCGCTCAGCGCGATCGCCGACGTCAACGGCAACGGCAAGCAGGAGATCCTCACCGGCAACACCGCCTACACCCACACCGGCGACGTTCTGTGGGCCAACACCGAAGCCGACGGCTTCGTCGCCGTCGCCGACTTCAACGGCAATGGCCTGCCCGAGATGGTCGTGGTGAGCGACGGCACCGTGCGCGTCCAGAACGCCGCCAGCGGCGCTGTGGTCTGGGGACCGGTCAACGTCCCGAGCTCCGGGCGCCTCGGCTCCCCGACCGTCGCCGACTTCAACGGCAACGGAAACCTCGAGATCGGCGTCGCCGGCTCGAATAAATATGTCGCGCTCAGCGTCGACCCGAGCGACTTCGGCTCGGGCGCGCTTGACTATAACAGCGTGAAGCTGTGGGAAGTCGAAACCCAGGACCAATCGAGCAGCAACACCGGCTCGAGCGTCTTCGACTTCCAGGGCGACGGCAGCGCCGAGGTCATCTATAACGACGAGCTCTGGCTGCGCATCTACGACGGCGCTACCGGCGCCGAGCTCTTCAAGGCCCCCAACAGCTCCTATACAGGCCTGGAATACCCGATCATCGTCGACGTCGATAACAGCGGCTCGGCCTCGATCGTGGTCGGCAGCAACGACTTTGAGTGCGGCGATATGCTGCCCGATTGCGCCTCCACCGGCACCAACGGCATCAAGGTCTTCGGCGACGCCGACGACAACTGGGTCGCGACCCGTCGCATCTGGAACCAGCACACCTACCACATCGACAATATCAACGAAGACGGCTCGATCCCGCGCAACGAGGTCAAGAGCTGGACGACCCACAACACCTATCGTCTCAACGCGCTGACCGAGTTCGACAGCCAGCAGGCTGCGCCGGACCTGTTGGCCGAAGACCTCCAGGGCACCTGGGTTGAGCTGTGCGAAGTTGGCGCGCAGGTTTGGGTCACCAACCGCGGCGCCATCCGCGTCCCCGCCGGCGTGACGGTGAGCTTCTACGGCACCGACTCCAACGGCAACCGCGTCTTCCTCGGCGAAGGCCGCACCCAATTGCCGCTTGAGCCGGGCGACTCCGAGCGCGTCGACCTGCAACTCGACCTCCCCTACTCCAGCACCTGGAGCGTGGAGGCCGTGGTCGACGACGTCAACGGCACCGGCGTGGGCACCGTCAACGAGTGCCTGGAGAGCAACAACGCTGTGACGCTCTTGCAGGGTCACTCCTGCAGCACGAACTAA
- the dnaX gene encoding DNA polymerase III subunit gamma/tau has translation MSYIVLARKWRPRYFEEVVGQEHVARTLINSIDQNRVAHAYLFCGTRGVGKTTTARILAKALNCKNGPTATPCYECSSCTEIHEGQSTDVFEIDGASNRGINEIRELREGVRYAPSRDRYKIYIIDEVHMLTNEAFNALLKTLEEPPSHAHFIFATTEPQKIPVTILSRCQRFDFKRIGQNDIVAHLQHLSNAENITAEKAALQLIARQANGGMRDALSLMDQVISFAGDSFDEAQVAQILGVANRKHLFELSEAVIARDAEAALAVLGEVDRYGYDLKQFSTELVTHFRDLVVTRVVKNPERVTSLTESELRQVAEQVDGQPVELLHRYFAVMADGAQEMIRSPYPRLIFEMTLVRLAQLEPLDSLTLLVDRLESLEGVLADDALIDITPAAAPAKKKRTPLTPDPAQASAAPAPAAPVATPPPQPAAPEPEAPAPPAPKPPEATVNDGGQPLPEPVEEVAPVAEVAPVEEAAPVAEVAPVEEAAPVAEVAPAEEAAPVVQISPTPAATQPIDPDAPQPTLEELLALPARERWRALVEHIRLSAAPVAATCEHAHLQRIENNELVISLAPSYLLFLKEEGRTEIVEAGLRELFGPDWTLSVVPSDSEEATLTETLTFAAERDAILAQRKVDLEEAMTQHPKVIEARELFEPDAERVAVELHE, from the coding sequence ATGTCTTATATAGTCCTCGCCCGAAAATGGCGCCCGCGATATTTTGAAGAAGTTGTGGGCCAGGAGCATGTGGCGCGCACGTTGATCAACTCCATCGATCAGAACCGCGTTGCCCACGCCTACCTCTTTTGCGGCACCCGTGGTGTCGGAAAGACCACCACCGCGCGGATCCTTGCCAAGGCGCTCAACTGCAAAAATGGCCCGACCGCCACGCCCTGCTACGAGTGCTCCTCCTGCACAGAGATTCACGAGGGCCAGTCGACCGACGTCTTCGAGATCGACGGCGCGTCGAACCGCGGCATCAACGAGATCCGCGAGCTGCGCGAGGGCGTGCGCTACGCCCCCAGCCGCGACCGCTACAAAATCTACATCATTGACGAGGTTCATATGCTCACCAACGAGGCGTTCAACGCCTTGTTGAAGACGCTCGAAGAGCCGCCGTCGCACGCCCATTTTATCTTCGCGACCACCGAGCCCCAGAAGATCCCGGTCACCATCTTGAGCCGGTGTCAGCGCTTTGACTTCAAGCGCATCGGCCAAAACGACATCGTCGCGCACCTGCAGCACCTGTCAAACGCCGAGAATATCACCGCCGAGAAGGCCGCCTTGCAGCTCATCGCCCGCCAGGCCAACGGCGGCATGCGCGACGCGCTGAGCCTGATGGACCAGGTTATCAGCTTCGCCGGTGATTCCTTCGACGAGGCGCAGGTTGCCCAGATTTTGGGCGTCGCCAACCGCAAGCACCTCTTCGAGCTGAGCGAGGCCGTCATCGCCCGCGACGCCGAAGCTGCCCTGGCGGTGCTCGGCGAGGTGGACCGCTATGGCTATGATTTAAAGCAATTTTCGACCGAATTGGTCACGCATTTTCGCGACCTGGTGGTCACCCGCGTGGTCAAGAACCCGGAGCGGGTCACCAGCCTGACCGAGAGCGAATTGCGCCAGGTCGCCGAGCAGGTCGACGGGCAGCCGGTGGAGCTTTTGCACCGCTATTTCGCCGTCATGGCCGACGGCGCCCAGGAGATGATTCGCTCGCCGTACCCACGCCTGATCTTCGAGATGACGCTGGTGCGCCTGGCCCAACTCGAGCCGCTCGACAGCCTGACGCTTTTGGTGGACCGCCTCGAATCCTTGGAGGGCGTGCTGGCGGACGACGCGTTGATCGACATCACGCCGGCCGCGGCGCCCGCTAAAAAAAAAAGAACCCCGCTGACGCCTGATCCGGCCCAGGCGAGCGCTGCGCCGGCGCCCGCCGCGCCGGTAGCGACGCCCCCGCCTCAGCCCGCAGCGCCCGAGCCCGAAGCCCCCGCGCCTCCGGCGCCCAAACCGCCCGAAGCGACCGTCAACGACGGCGGGCAGCCGTTGCCGGAACCGGTCGAGGAAGTCGCGCCGGTCGCCGAAGTCGCGCCCGTGGAAGAAGCCGCGCCGGTCGCCGAAGTCGCGCCCGTGGAAGAAGCCGCGCCGGTCGCCGAAGTCGCGCCCGCGGAAGAAGCCGCGCCCGTGGTACAAATATCGCCGACGCCCGCAGCCACGCAGCCCATCGATCCCGATGCCCCACAGCCCACGCTCGAAGAGCTCCTCGCCCTGCCGGCGCGCGAGCGCTGGCGCGCGTTGGTCGAGCATATCCGCTTGAGCGCCGCGCCGGTCGCCGCCACCTGCGAGCACGCCCACCTGCAGCGCATCGAGAACAACGAGCTCGTCATCAGCCTGGCGCCGAGCTACCTGCTCTTCCTCAAAGAAGAGGGGCGCACCGAGATCGTCGAGGCCGGACTCCGCGAGCTCTTCGGCCCGGATTGGACGCTCAGCGTGGTGCCTAGCGATAGCGAAGAGGCGACCCTTACCGAGACGCTTACCTTCGCGGCCGAGCGCGACGCGATCCTCGCCCAGCGCAAGGTCGACCTGGAAGAGGCGATGACTCAACACCCGAAGGTCATCGAGGCCCGCGAGCTCTTCGAGCCGGACGCCGAGCGGGTCGCGGTGGAGCTGCACGAATAA
- a CDS encoding metal ABC transporter permease: MWEAITMNWLLFRDAILAAIISGGVLALLGVYVVARRIVFVSAALSQVSALGVVLGFFLVSTLTLGGGLAGILPVGLALILALSAVLALAWIGDSPSLGRDAVLGIAFIVPTALVLVLGPKIPSEMHSVEQILHGSAVLVRPGDLYAIAAAGAAVLIAQFVAFRGFVFASLDPQVARTQGVPVRILDMLLFASIAIMTGLVTRALGAMPTFALTVLPAVAVLGLRIGLRNVFILAALIGAASGAGGFIVAYMMDWSVGASQTLVAMGFLLLVRGATVAARAVGARNL; the protein is encoded by the coding sequence ATGTGGGAAGCCATAACCATGAATTGGCTGCTCTTTCGCGACGCGATCCTCGCCGCGATCATCTCCGGCGGCGTGCTCGCGCTGCTCGGGGTCTATGTGGTGGCGCGGCGCATCGTCTTTGTCAGCGCCGCGCTCAGCCAGGTGTCGGCCCTGGGCGTGGTGCTGGGGTTCTTCCTGGTCTCAACGCTCACGCTCGGCGGGGGCCTCGCCGGCATCCTGCCGGTGGGGCTGGCGCTGATTTTGGCGCTCAGCGCGGTGCTGGCGCTGGCCTGGATCGGCGACTCGCCGAGCCTCGGGCGAGACGCCGTGCTGGGCATCGCGTTCATCGTACCGACCGCGCTGGTCCTGGTGCTCGGCCCCAAAATCCCCAGCGAGATGCACTCCGTCGAGCAGATCCTGCACGGCTCGGCCGTGCTGGTTCGCCCCGGCGACCTCTACGCCATCGCCGCCGCCGGCGCCGCCGTGCTCATCGCCCAATTCGTCGCCTTTCGCGGGTTCGTCTTCGCCAGCCTCGACCCCCAGGTCGCCCGCACCCAGGGCGTGCCGGTGCGCATCCTTGACATGCTGCTCTTCGCCTCGATCGCCATCATGACCGGCCTGGTCACCCGCGCGCTCGGCGCCATGCCGACCTTCGCGCTGACCGTGCTGCCGGCCGTCGCCGTGCTCGGGCTGCGGATTGGCCTGCGCAATGTCTTTATCCTGGCGGCGCTCATCGGCGCGGCGTCCGGCGCCGGCGGGTTTATCGTGGCGTATATGATGGACTGGTCGGTGGGCGCCTCGCAAACGCTCGTCGCGATGGGCTTTTTGCTGCTGGTGCGCGGCGCCACCGTCGCCGCCCGGGCGGTTGGCGCGCGTAATCTATAA
- a CDS encoding metal ABC transporter ATP-binding protein produces the protein MSILRAQNLEIGYTSTLLGPFDLAIPRGSFVLIEGPNGCGKSVFLKTLIGLENPRAGSFEWEVDADALRFVPQTRTVDTLLPATVRDVMELGFQRGSGWGSFRRRPDPDQIARALDAVGMHKLLKKLFRELSEGQKQLIMLARALLAEPAVILLDEPSASMDPAREKLAVDVLLGEQRARDCTILMIAHGSQPAQQAADYVLKLDYDKSVEFRPNNAQNNAEERGAQEELCGKP, from the coding sequence ATGAGCATCCTGCGCGCTCAAAATCTCGAGATCGGCTATACCTCCACCCTGCTCGGCCCCTTTGACCTGGCCATTCCCCGCGGCAGCTTCGTGCTCATCGAGGGGCCCAACGGCTGCGGGAAGTCGGTCTTTTTGAAGACCCTGATCGGCCTGGAGAACCCGCGCGCGGGGAGCTTTGAGTGGGAGGTGGACGCCGATGCGCTGCGCTTCGTGCCGCAGACCCGCACGGTCGACACGCTGCTGCCGGCGACCGTGCGCGATGTGATGGAGCTGGGGTTTCAGCGCGGCTCGGGGTGGGGCTCGTTTCGCCGCCGCCCGGACCCCGACCAGATCGCGCGCGCGCTCGACGCGGTCGGCATGCACAAGCTGCTCAAGAAGCTATTTCGGGAACTCTCCGAGGGCCAAAAGCAGCTCATCATGCTCGCCCGCGCCCTGCTCGCCGAGCCGGCGGTCATCCTGCTCGACGAGCCCTCGGCCTCGATGGACCCGGCGCGCGAAAAGCTGGCCGTCGACGTGCTCCTCGGCGAGCAACGCGCGCGCGACTGCACCATCTTAATGATCGCCCACGGCAGCCAGCCGGCCCAGCAGGCCGCCGACTATGTGCTCAAGCTCGATTACGATAAGTCGGTCGAATTTCGCCCGAATAATGCGCAAAATAACGCAGAAGAACGCGGCGCTCAGGAGGAACTATGTGGGAAGCCATAA
- a CDS encoding alpha/beta hydrolase, whose amino-acid sequence MAISMFIQKSFRPKTADGWCLDVICYRDTRHFDPRRKPVLMIPGYAMNVFILNFHPTGMSMIEYLCAQGFEVWAANLRGQGASIYIGEPGPEKNASKRRRLSWRRGARAARAPKYGFRELSLVDFPCARDFALAHSQTSATEVHAIGCSLGGSLLYAYLAHNPRDHQIASMTAIGGPLRWDDIHPAMRAAVRFPILTGLIPTRGTRQAARVMLPVLKRVPRVLSIYMNAQQINLDDSESMVQTVEDPSSRLNYQIARWVKNRDLHVDGLNVTEALAQLNDLPILCIVANADGIVPVAAASSVCDIAGKCTTKILQVGGDGNDWYAHADLFVSENAQATVFKPMGDWLYAQPLIQADRI is encoded by the coding sequence ATGGCAATCTCCATGTTCATACAGAAGAGCTTTCGGCCAAAGACAGCGGATGGTTGGTGTCTAGACGTTATTTGCTACCGCGATACGCGCCATTTTGACCCCCGCAGAAAACCGGTGCTCATGATCCCGGGGTACGCGATGAACGTGTTTATCCTGAACTTCCATCCCACCGGCATGTCGATGATTGAGTACCTCTGCGCGCAGGGGTTCGAGGTGTGGGCCGCGAATCTTCGTGGGCAGGGCGCGTCCATATATATAGGCGAGCCGGGACCAGAAAAAAACGCATCTAAAAGGAGGCGGCTAAGCTGGCGCAGAGGGGCGCGTGCTGCGCGCGCGCCCAAATACGGATTTCGAGAGCTAAGCCTCGTTGATTTCCCGTGCGCGCGCGACTTTGCGCTGGCCCACTCCCAGACGAGCGCGACCGAAGTCCACGCGATCGGCTGCAGCCTCGGCGGAAGCCTTCTCTATGCATACCTCGCCCACAATCCTCGGGACCATCAGATTGCGTCGATGACGGCGATCGGCGGGCCCCTGCGCTGGGATGACATCCACCCGGCGATGCGCGCGGCCGTGCGCTTTCCTATCCTCACCGGTTTGATCCCCACCCGCGGCACCCGCCAGGCCGCCCGCGTCATGCTCCCGGTGCTCAAGCGCGTCCCGAGGGTTCTGTCGATCTACATGAACGCCCAGCAAATCAACCTGGACGATAGCGAGTCGATGGTTCAAACCGTCGAGGACCCCAGCTCCCGACTGAACTACCAGATCGCCCGGTGGGTAAAGAACCGCGATCTTCACGTCGACGGGCTCAACGTCACTGAGGCGCTCGCCCAGCTCAACGACCTGCCTATCCTCTGCATTGTCGCCAACGCCGACGGCATTGTGCCGGTCGCCGCGGCGAGCAGCGTGTGCGACATCGCGGGCAAGTGCACCACAAAGATCCTACAAGTCGGCGGAGACGGGAACGACTGGTACGCCCACGCCGACCTCTTCGTCTCCGAGAACGCCCAGGCCACCGTATTTAAGCCGATGGGAGATTGGCTTTACGCACAGCCTCTTATTCAGGCCGACCGGATCTAG
- a CDS encoding metal ABC transporter substrate-binding protein, producing MKHILIIAAVFALFFAPNRADAKVKIVSTLGDLAAVSSAVGGPDADVTLLANAHEDPHFVDAKPSFVKHLSAADLLVYNGMSLEVGWLPTLTKGSRNAKIQAGADGSFDASHYVQTKGAATGKISRAGGDVHPEGNPHYSVDPRQMARVAVALGKRLAKIDPDNAAAYQSRARAFAKEALSSAKKWEAKFAKLPQQCRDIVVYHEAWAYLTDWLKLDVAIAVEPKPGVPPNPRHVAKVFKTIQSQKINAIVHMKYYPNSATKTIAQKTGAKLIGIQGQTDEGASYFKRIDTMAGDLYSALQGGCK from the coding sequence ATGAAGCATATACTTATCATCGCCGCCGTATTCGCCCTATTCTTCGCCCCCAACCGCGCCGACGCGAAGGTCAAGATCGTGTCGACCCTCGGCGACCTCGCCGCGGTCTCAAGCGCCGTCGGCGGCCCCGACGCCGACGTCACCCTGCTGGCGAACGCCCACGAAGACCCGCATTTCGTCGACGCCAAGCCAAGCTTCGTCAAACACCTGAGCGCCGCGGATCTGCTGGTCTATAACGGCATGTCGCTTGAGGTCGGCTGGCTTCCCACGCTGACCAAAGGCTCGCGAAACGCCAAGATTCAGGCGGGCGCCGACGGCTCCTTTGACGCCTCGCATTATGTCCAGACAAAGGGCGCGGCCACCGGCAAGATCAGCCGCGCCGGCGGCGACGTGCACCCCGAGGGCAACCCGCACTACTCGGTCGACCCGCGCCAGATGGCGCGCGTGGCGGTCGCCCTGGGCAAACGCCTTGCAAAGATCGACCCCGATAACGCGGCCGCCTACCAATCCCGCGCCCGCGCGTTCGCCAAAGAGGCGCTCAGCTCGGCCAAAAAATGGGAGGCGAAATTCGCCAAATTACCCCAGCAATGCCGCGATATCGTCGTCTATCACGAGGCCTGGGCCTACCTCACCGATTGGCTCAAGCTCGACGTCGCCATCGCGGTGGAGCCCAAGCCCGGCGTGCCGCCCAACCCGCGCCACGTGGCCAAGGTCTTTAAGACCATCCAGTCCCAGAAAATTAACGCCATCGTGCATATGAAATATTATCCAAACTCCGCCACCAAGACGATCGCGCAAAAGACCGGCGCCAAGCTTATCGGCATCCAGGGACAAACCGACGAGGGCGCGTCCTATTTTAAGCGCATCGACACCATGGCAGGCGACCTGTATTCGGCCCTTCAAGGAGGCTGTAAATGA